In a single window of the Papaver somniferum cultivar HN1 chromosome 8, ASM357369v1, whole genome shotgun sequence genome:
- the LOC113301632 gene encoding transcription factor 25, translated as MSARLLRKVLQEQEELKRQENEVEEEVDSDSPVSNPPRNPFDLLNDEEDEIEVDDEAEDAYEEKIEKPCITKAGASASSKNKSKKKKKKSKENSNKAGKAVDEDFECLNIGLGSPSQNSGKFQDQQMSQGTSSVLAVDPKCLKPENELRRIFGSDVVRSFEKDKKGGSSRQIRGGRRGGHNPRKTYLVSPLEHWPRWDGSMSMELLETKDGKHYFRYVHSSSYSQAQKTFEAAKAMHDLNGIASILQYYPYHVESLITLAEVLKFSGELDQSADAIAKCLFALECSWHPQFSPLQANCQLKYIHDTNKPIFSVLFTHMLNMNRRGCHRSALEVCKLLLSLDSDDPKGAMFCIDYFSLRAEEYSWLKRFSEEYISDNSLWLYPNFSYSLAICRFYLENESCSKSSATESEKATPNDLMKQALMLHPLVLKKLVAKAPLKDAAWTKILQHPFFGSAQAGGPSLEHLINIYIERSYIMWRLPELQKLLRDAADSVITSLDRSGSDARDWACVRKEAFSSDNNEYSHLLVSDFSDSVPQLPPEELQNLMQDPRMAHGMPNVAHIPPEELQNFLEDPRMAQAIQNMDPAEIREAVAHVPRDVHNRNPLLVLLESILPWVDYGAAHDDNQDHGHDQGNEH; from the exons ATGTCGGCTCGACTACTAAGAAAAGTCTTGCAAGAGCAAGAAGAACTAAAGAGGCAAGAAaacgaagtagaagaagaagttgattcTGATTCCCCTGTTTCAAATCCTCCTCGAAACCCTTTTGATCTTCTTAATGATGAG gaagatgagATTGAAGTAGACGATGAGGCAGAAGATGCTTACGAAGAAAAGATTGAAAAACCATGTATAACGAAGGCTGGAGCTTCTGCATCATCTAagaacaaatcaaagaagaaaaagaaaaaaagcaagGAGAACTCTAATAAAGCTGGGAAAGCAGTTGATGAGGATTTTGAATGTTTGAATATCGGTTTGGGATCTCCTAGTCAAAACTCTGGCAAATTTCAGGACCAACAAATGAGCCAGGGTACGTCATCTGTATTAGCAGTGGATCCCAAATGTCTAAAGCCTGAGAATGAGTTACGAAGGATATTTGGGTCTGATGTTGTGAGGTCATTTGAGAAAGATAAAAAAGGTGGCAGTTCAAGGCAAATCCGTGGTGGAAGACGTGGAGGTCATAATCCTAGAAAGACTTATCTTGTTTCTCCATTAGAGCATTGGCCTCGATGGGACGGATCTATGTCTATGGAACTTCTGGAAACCAAGGATGGAAAACACTATTTCAG ATATGTACATTCGTCTTCCTATAGCCAAGCTCAAAAAACATTCGAAGCTGCCAAAGCAATGCACGACCTTAATGGTATAGCAAGTATCCTACAGTACTACCCTTATCACGTAGAGTCCCTCATTACTTTAGCTGAGGTGTTAAAGTTCTCTGGAGAACTAGATCAATCTGCTGATGCTATAGCGAAGTGCTTATTTGCATTGGAATGTTCATGGCATCCTCAATTCAGCCCCTTGCAAGCAAATTGCCAGTTGAAGTACATTCATGATACAAACAAGCCAATATTCTCAGTGCTTTTCACTCACATGCTAAACATGAACAGACGTGGTTGTCATCGTTCAGCTCTTGAAGTCTGCAAGCTGTTACTTTCACTTGATTCTGATGATCCAAAGGGGGCAATGTTTTGCATTGACTATTTCTCTCTCAGGGCAGAGGAGTACTCATGGTTAAAGCGATTCTCTGAGGAATATATAAGTGATAACTCCCTTTGGTTGTACCCAAACTTCTCATATTCTCTTGCCATTTGTCGCTTCTATCTTGAGAATGAATCTTGCTCAAAAAGTTCTGCTACGGAGTCTGAAAAGGCTACTCCCAATGATCTTATGAAGCAAGCTTTGATGCTTCATCCTTTGGTCTTGAAAAAATTAGTCGCGAAGGCACCTTTAAAGGATGCTGCCTGGACAAAGATACTACAGCACCCATTCTTCGGATCAGCTCAGGCCGGTGGACCTTCTCTCGAGCACCTGattaatatatatatagaaaGGAGTTACATAATGTGGAGATTACCCGAATTGCAGAAATTGCTAAGAGATGCTGCTGATAGTGTAATCACAAGCTTAGATCGCAGTGGAAGTGATGCGAGAGACTGGGCCTGTGTGAGGAAAGAAGCCTTCTCTTCAGACAATAATGA GTATTCTCATTTATTGGTCTCGGATTTCTCGGATTCGGTCCCACAATTGCCACCGGAGGAGCTGCAGAACTTGATGCAGGATCCTCGTATGGCTCACGGTATGCCGAATGTAGCACATATTCCACCCGAGGAGCTGCAGAACTTTCTGGAAGACCCACGCATGGCACAGGCAATTCAGAACATGGACCCTGCTGAGATTCGTGAGGCTGTAGCACATGTTCCCCGTGATGTTCATAATCGAAATCCGCTGTTGGTCTTATTGGAGTCTATCCTACCATGGGTGGATTATGGAGCTGCCCATGACGATAACCAGGACCATGGTCATGACCAGGGTAATGAACACTAA